Proteins encoded within one genomic window of Paramisgurnus dabryanus chromosome 13, PD_genome_1.1, whole genome shotgun sequence:
- the epb41b gene encoding protein 4.1b isoform X4 has translation MLLCRVNFLDDTHFMWELERNAVGQDLLNNVCEHLNLLERDYFGLAMLDSSNTRMWLDCAKEIRKQIKGPELEFFFNIKFYPPDPSVLAEDITRYLLCLQLRKDIVIGRLPCPSDMLAVLGSYTIQSTLGDYDPRVHTNNYVSKILLAPNQNEELEKIVMEQHSTHRSMSPAQADMLFLEYAKTLPMYGVDLHPAKDVSGADVMLGVCSEGLLVYEDEVKTNSFSWPNVLKISHKRNKFLLKIRPSEDELDGDVSFTLPSYKACKQLWKCSVESHAFFRNRLQDTKAKKFLTLGSRFRYHGRTQSECLEASVNINRDPPQFTRIATKRKANDEILEVLKQPVRTEIDDWFLVQDSDKWDIAAASDDVMLESKEVWESKQRADDWFVLLENSQSLQKPPQTEEERKVEIVEENESQERYEDELVIKRSYKVHMEQKGPLELKVMEGLARDILEKEHPELMGPMNESLTEEILQVNGERIQKVVITKQWVQEGSTFVEPHEDTEIKTERVETVRRHVVITEGGEMLRMDSEKPSERLEMMELRLNEVEDIKQKLQEVEELRVGLQELESLEQRLRQAEREGLQQDETADWNVLLDRSTLMPTAPFTADEELEQMDIPKPMGRNDDWYILLEMTPRTISVPPTDMISSIPGEDQAKEESKTTERKIQLLLPETHGDEATVEFYEETREEVTQSRVKIEEEEEEEEEEEQVKVDYRSPQPVFLKQPQRDLEDDWFILLDVSSKTSVPVAYPLLRSTTVDVYEERREEVEREKHEQQEEVTVEVRKQQPVILEQRVAQPQRDFEDDWFVIFDVPPKGSVPLAYPHLRSTTVEVYEERREEPQSTAKVEYKQQDQQEVWMLEQRAAKPQRDVEDDWSIAFDVSHKETVPLAYPPLQEATVGKFEESKEEVLQRSARREEERSEMMTVSTKQTMITEKTMRVIQTPQVFPVVPREIDDDWFQLFDQVPYEQKRFLPDFEEKKAMEKMVKEERQKKPQQVQVTVEDSRPDSVILEHRLAQATRDVEEDWSVILGDSGEEMTRKTMRVIQTPQEFPVVPREIDDDWFQMFDQVPYEQRSFPSDVKSRDTWVREPTKDQRVKRKAERVTEERLRGKSVTTEERRVIFEERRERVHIIPQVFPVGVREVDDDWSELLDPTPFEKRAVPLVSVGTAEQRMKAREDIRVRQQEKRVRDDVEIRMRQEMRKRELEVRRSQPAVIVQSVAQPQREVEDDWFLLFDVSPKQSIAADVVKVDKRGEEVRRREVERRMEEERRRREEARKMQIKVDDRQKRAVIPETRPVRVRREEEDDWFTLMGVSPKDSVVSPVALPKPRTQILVDQPFTSTPTAQPVSVSKTIYQDRTKDTLDITLESEQAEESVSIRKSQRWTKRIEGESIYVRHSILMLEDFDVTQEVILRHHESVRELKRIFMEGAPDFGPTEWDRRLSSYLPMPKAQLPHANGEILISMGLIDDGKTVL, from the exons ATGTTGCTGTGTCGAGTGAATTTCTTGGACGACACCCACTTTATGTGGGAGCTGGag AGGAATGCAGTGGGGCAGGATCTTCTTAATAATGTTTGTGAACACCTTAACTTATTGGAGAGGGATTACTTTGGTCTGGCCATGTTGGATTCTTCAAATACCAGG ATGTGGCTGGACTGTGCTAAAGAGATTCGGAAACAGATTAAAG GTCCAGAATTAGAGTTCTTCTTCAATATCAAGTTTTACCCACCTGATCCTTCTGTTCTGGCTGAGGACATTACTAG ATATCTTCTGTGTCTTCAGCTAAGGAAAGATATTGTGATTGGTCGATTGCCCTGTCCGTCAGACATGTTGGCTGTGTTGGGTTCATACACAATTCAGTCAACACTTGGAGATTATGACCCAAGGGTACACACAAACAACTATGTCAGCAAAATTCTTCTCGCACCCAACCAAAATGAAGAGCTAGAGAAGATTGTCATGGAGCAGCATTCAACACATAG ATCTATGAGCCCTGCACAGGCAGATATGCTTTTCCTCGAATATGCCAAGACACTGCCCATGTACGGGGTGGATCTGCATCCTGCCAAA GATGTTAGCGGTGCAGATGTGATGCTGGGTGTGTGTTCTGAAGGACTGTTGGTGTATGAGGATGAGGTCAAAACAAACAGTTTCTCCTGGCCCAACGTTCTTAAAATCTCCCACAAACGCAACAAGTTTCTTCTCAAGATACGTCCTTCTGAG GATGAGTTAGATGGAGATGTCAGCTTTACTCTGCCCAGCTACAAAGCCTGCAAACAACTCTGGAAATGCTCTGTGGAGAGCCATGCTTTCTTCAG AAACAGACTTCAAGACACCAAAGCAAAAAAGTTTCTGACCCTGGGATCAAGGTTTCGTTACCATGGACGCACTCAGTCTGAGTGTCTGGAGGCCAGCGTTAACATTAATCGCGATCCTCCACAATTTACACGCATTGCCACCAAAAGAAAAG CAAATGATGAAATCCTTGAAGTTCTAAAGCAACCGGTTCGAACAGAGATAGATGACTGGTTCTTGGTACAAGATTCAGACAAATGGGACATTGCTGCTGCATCAG ATGATGTAATGCTGGAAAGCAAAGAGGTCTGGGAATCAAAGCAGCGTGCTGATGATTGGTTTGTCCTTCTCGAGAACAGCCAAA GTCTCCAAAAGCCCCCTCAGACTGAAGAAGAAAGAAAGGTGGAGATTGTGGAAGAGAATGAATCCCAGGAGAGGTATGAAGATGAGCTGGTGATAAAACGTTCATATAAAGTTCACATGGAACAAAAGGGTCCTCTGGAGTTAAAGGTGATGGAGGGACTGGCAAGGGACATCCTGGAAAAAGAACATCCAGAATTAATGGGGCCTATGAATGAATCACTAACAGAAGAAATATTGCAAGTTAATGGAGAAAGAATACAGAAAGTAGTAATCACCAAACAATGGGTACAGGAGGGCAGCACTTTTGTGGAACCACATGAAGATACAGAGATTAAAACAGAGAGGGTGGAGACCGTGAGAAGACATGTAGTGATAACTGAAGGAGGGGAAATGCTCCGTATGGATTCTGAGAAACCATCAGAGAGATTGGAAATGATGGAACTGAGACTAAATGAGGTGGAGGACATTAAACAGAAACTACAAGAAGTTGAAGAGCTGAGGGTTGGATTACAAGAACTAGAAAGTTTGGAACAAAGACTGCGGCAAGCCGAGAGGGAGGGGCTTCAACAGGATGAAACGGCTGATTGGAACGTTCTGCTAGATCGCAGTACATTGATGCCCACTGCTCCATTCACAG CTGATGAAGAATTGGAACAGATGGACATCCCCAAACCAATGGGGAGAAATGACGATTGGTACATTCTTTTGGAGATGACCCCACGCACCATATCAGTTCCTCCAACAG ATATGATAAGCTCCATCCCTGGAGAGGACCAGGCTAAAGAAGAAAGCAAGACAACAGAAAGAAAAATTCAGCTGCTGCTACCAGAGACGCATGGGGATGAGGCAACAGTTGAGTTTTATGAGGAGACAAGAGAGGAGGTGACACAGAGCAGAGTGAAAATtgaggaggaggaagaagaagaagaggaagaagaacAGGTGAAGGTGGATTATAGGAGCCCACAGCCAGTTTTTCTTAAGCAGCCTCAAAGAGACCTGGAAGATGATTGGTTCATCCTTTTAGATGTTTCTTCTAAAACATCAG TGCCTGTGGCTTATCCACTCCTGCGAAGCACAACTGTTGACGTGTATGAGGAGAGAAGAGAGGAGGTGGAAAGAGAGAAGCATGAACAACAGGAGGAGGTGACAGTGGAGGTCAGGAAGCAACAGCCAGTCATACTGGAGCAGAGAGTAGCTCAACCCCAGAGAGATTTTGAAGATGACtggtttgtcatttttgacgtTCCCCCTAAAGGATCAG TGCCTTTGGCCTATCCACACCTACGAAGCACAACTGTCGAGGTGTATGAGGAGAGACGAGAAGAGCCTCAGAGCACAGCGAAGGTTGAGTACAAACAACAGGATCAGCAGGAAGTTTGGATGCTTGAGCAGAGGGCAGCAAAACCTCAGAGAGACGTAGAAGATGATTGGTccattgcttttgatgtttctCATAAAGAAACGG TGCCTTTGGCTTATCCACCTCTCCAAGAGGCAACTGTTGGAAAGTTTGAGGAAAGCAAAGAGGAGGTGCTTCAGAGGAGCGCGAGAAGAGAGGAGGAGAGGAGTGAGATGATGACAGTGAGCACTAAACAAACAATGATAACAGAGAAGACGATGAGGGTCATACAGACACCACAGGTGTTTCCAGTGGTGCCCAGAGAGATTGATGATGACTGGTTTCAACTATTTGACCAAGTGCCTTACGAACAGAAGAGATTTTTACCAG ATTTCGAAGAAAAGAAAGCCATGGAAAAAATGGTTAAAGAGGAGCGACAGAAGAAACCACAGCAGGTGCAGGTGACTGTAGAAGACAGTAGACCAGATTCAGTTATCCTGGAACACAGACTGGCACAAGCTACAAGAGACGTGGAAGAAGACTGGTCCGTTATTTTAGGTGATTCAGGAGAGGAGATGACCAGGAAGACGATGAGGGTCATACAAACCCCACAGGAGTTTCCAGTGGTCCCCAGAGAGATTGATGATGACTGGTTTCAGATGTTTGACCAAGTGCCTTACGAACAAAGAAGTTTCCCTTCAG ATGTTAAAAGCAGAGACACTTGGGTTCGTGAACCCACCAAAGACCAGAGAGTTAAGAGGAAAGCCGAGAGGGTCACGGAGGAGCGGCTGAGAGGAAAAAGCGTGACGACAGAAGAAAGGAGAGTGATCTTTGAAGAACGCAGGGAGAGAGTCCACATCATACCGCAGGTGTTTCCTGTTGGGGTACGAGAGGTGGATGATGATTGGTCTGAGCTCCTCGATCCAACACCATTTGAGAAGAGAGCTGTTCCTTTAG TTTCAGTGGGCACTGCAGAACAGAGGATGAAAGCACGGGAGGACATAAGAGTGAGACAGCAGGAGAAGAGAGTGAGAGACGATGTGGAGATCAGAATGAGACAAGAGATGCGTAAACGGGAGCTGGAAGTCAGAAGATCTCAACCAGCTGTTATTGTGCAATCAGTAGCACAGCCACAGAGAGAAGTGGAAGATGATTGGTTCCTTCTTTTTGATGTTTCACCAAAACAATCAA TTGCGGCAGATGTCGTTAAAGTGGACAAGAGAGGTGAGGAAGTAAGGAGAAGGGAAGTAGAGAGGAGAATGGAAGAAGAAAGGAGAAGAAGGGAGGAAGCGAGGAAAATGCAGATAAAAGTGGATGACAGGCAAAAAAGAGCAGTTATACCAGAAACAAGACCAGTCAGGGTGCGGAGAGAAGAGGAGGATGACTGGTTTACTCTTATGGGTGTTTCCCCCAAAGATTCAG TTGTTTCTCCAGTGGCTTTGCCCAAACCGCGCACACAAATCCTGGTTGACCAACCATTCACTTCCACTCCAACTGCACAACCGGTGTCTGTATCAAAAACAATCTATCAGGACCGGACAAAAGACACACTGGACATCACACTGGAGTCTGAG CAGGCTGAAGAATCTGTGTCTATTAGAAAG TCACAGAGATGGACGAAGAGAATTGAAGGAGAGAGCATATATGTTCGCCACAGCATTTTAATGCTGGAG GACTTTGATGTGACCCAGGAGGTGATACTAAGGCACCATGAGAGCGTCAGAGAACTTAAGCGTATCTTCATGGAGGGCGCGCCAGATTTTGGACCCACTGAGTGGGATCGACGTCTATCCTCATACTTGCCGATGCCCAAAGCCCAGCTCCCGCATGCCAACGGCGAGATACTCATCAGTATGGGCTTA ATTGATGATGGGAAAACAGTCTTGTAA
- the epb41b gene encoding protein 4.1b isoform X3: MLLCRVNFLDDTHFMWELERNAVGQDLLNNVCEHLNLLERDYFGLAMLDSSNTRMWLDCAKEIRKQIKGPELEFFFNIKFYPPDPSVLAEDITRYLLCLQLRKDIVIGRLPCPSDMLAVLGSYTIQSTLGDYDPRVHTNNYVSKILLAPNQNEELEKIVMEQHSTHRSMSPAQADMLFLEYAKTLPMYGVDLHPAKDVSGADVMLGVCSEGLLVYEDEVKTNSFSWPNVLKISHKRNKFLLKIRPSEDELDGDVSFTLPSYKACKQLWKCSVESHAFFRNRLQDTKAKKFLTLGSRFRYHGRTQSECLEASVNINRDPPQFTRIATKRKANDEILEVLKQPVRTEIDDWFLVQDSDKWDIAAASDDVMLESKEVWESKQRADDWFVLLENSQISSSGLQKPPQTEEERKVEIVEENESQERYEDELVIKRSYKVHMEQKGPLELKVMEGLARDILEKEHPELMGPMNESLTEEILQVNGERIQKVVITKQWVQEGSTFVEPHEDTEIKTERVETVRRHVVITEGGEMLRMDSEKPSERLEMMELRLNEVEDIKQKLQEVEELRVGLQELESLEQRLRQAEREGLQQDETADWNVLLDRSTLMPTAPFTADEELEQMDIPKPMGRNDDWYILLEMTPRTISVPPTDMISSIPGEDQAKEESKTTERKIQLLLPETHGDEATVEFYEETREEVTQSRVKIEEEEEEEEEEEQVKVDYRSPQPVFLKQPQRDLEDDWFILLDVSSKTSVPVAYPLLRSTTVDVYEERREEVEREKHEQQEEVTVEVRKQQPVILEQRVAQPQRDFEDDWFVIFDVPPKGSVPLAYPHLRSTTVEVYEERREEPQSTAKVEYKQQDQQEVWMLEQRAAKPQRDVEDDWSIAFDVSHKETVPLAYPPLQEATVGKFEESKEEVLQRSARREEERSEMMTVSTKQTMITEKTMRVIQTPQVFPVVPREIDDDWFQLFDQVPYEQKRFLPDFEEKKAMEKMVKEERQKKPQQVQVTVEDSRPDSVILEHRLAQATRDVEEDWSVILGDSGEEMTRKTMRVIQTPQEFPVVPREIDDDWFQMFDQVPYEQRSFPSDVKSRDTWVREPTKDQRVKRKAERVTEERLRGKSVTTEERRVIFEERRERVHIIPQVFPVGVREVDDDWSELLDPTPFEKRAVPLVSVGTAEQRMKAREDIRVRQQEKRVRDDVEIRMRQEMRKRELEVRRSQPAVIVQSVAQPQREVEDDWFLLFDVSPKQSNVVKVDKRGEEVRRREVERRMEEERRRREEARKMQIKVDDRQKRAVIPETRPVRVRREEEDDWFTLMGVSPKDSVVSPVALPKPRTQILVDQPFTSTPTAQPVSVSKTIYQDRTKDTLDITLESEQAEESVSIRKSQRWTKRIEGESIYVRHSILMLEDFDVTQEVILRHHESVRELKRIFMEGAPDFGPTEWDRRLSSYLPMPKAQLPHANGEILISMGLIDDGKTVL, from the exons ATGTTGCTGTGTCGAGTGAATTTCTTGGACGACACCCACTTTATGTGGGAGCTGGag AGGAATGCAGTGGGGCAGGATCTTCTTAATAATGTTTGTGAACACCTTAACTTATTGGAGAGGGATTACTTTGGTCTGGCCATGTTGGATTCTTCAAATACCAGG ATGTGGCTGGACTGTGCTAAAGAGATTCGGAAACAGATTAAAG GTCCAGAATTAGAGTTCTTCTTCAATATCAAGTTTTACCCACCTGATCCTTCTGTTCTGGCTGAGGACATTACTAG ATATCTTCTGTGTCTTCAGCTAAGGAAAGATATTGTGATTGGTCGATTGCCCTGTCCGTCAGACATGTTGGCTGTGTTGGGTTCATACACAATTCAGTCAACACTTGGAGATTATGACCCAAGGGTACACACAAACAACTATGTCAGCAAAATTCTTCTCGCACCCAACCAAAATGAAGAGCTAGAGAAGATTGTCATGGAGCAGCATTCAACACATAG ATCTATGAGCCCTGCACAGGCAGATATGCTTTTCCTCGAATATGCCAAGACACTGCCCATGTACGGGGTGGATCTGCATCCTGCCAAA GATGTTAGCGGTGCAGATGTGATGCTGGGTGTGTGTTCTGAAGGACTGTTGGTGTATGAGGATGAGGTCAAAACAAACAGTTTCTCCTGGCCCAACGTTCTTAAAATCTCCCACAAACGCAACAAGTTTCTTCTCAAGATACGTCCTTCTGAG GATGAGTTAGATGGAGATGTCAGCTTTACTCTGCCCAGCTACAAAGCCTGCAAACAACTCTGGAAATGCTCTGTGGAGAGCCATGCTTTCTTCAG AAACAGACTTCAAGACACCAAAGCAAAAAAGTTTCTGACCCTGGGATCAAGGTTTCGTTACCATGGACGCACTCAGTCTGAGTGTCTGGAGGCCAGCGTTAACATTAATCGCGATCCTCCACAATTTACACGCATTGCCACCAAAAGAAAAG CAAATGATGAAATCCTTGAAGTTCTAAAGCAACCGGTTCGAACAGAGATAGATGACTGGTTCTTGGTACAAGATTCAGACAAATGGGACATTGCTGCTGCATCAG ATGATGTAATGCTGGAAAGCAAAGAGGTCTGGGAATCAAAGCAGCGTGCTGATGATTGGTTTGTCCTTCTCGAGAACAGCCAAA TTTCATCATCAGGTCTCCAAAAGCCCCCTCAGACTGAAGAAGAAAGAAAGGTGGAGATTGTGGAAGAGAATGAATCCCAGGAGAGGTATGAAGATGAGCTGGTGATAAAACGTTCATATAAAGTTCACATGGAACAAAAGGGTCCTCTGGAGTTAAAGGTGATGGAGGGACTGGCAAGGGACATCCTGGAAAAAGAACATCCAGAATTAATGGGGCCTATGAATGAATCACTAACAGAAGAAATATTGCAAGTTAATGGAGAAAGAATACAGAAAGTAGTAATCACCAAACAATGGGTACAGGAGGGCAGCACTTTTGTGGAACCACATGAAGATACAGAGATTAAAACAGAGAGGGTGGAGACCGTGAGAAGACATGTAGTGATAACTGAAGGAGGGGAAATGCTCCGTATGGATTCTGAGAAACCATCAGAGAGATTGGAAATGATGGAACTGAGACTAAATGAGGTGGAGGACATTAAACAGAAACTACAAGAAGTTGAAGAGCTGAGGGTTGGATTACAAGAACTAGAAAGTTTGGAACAAAGACTGCGGCAAGCCGAGAGGGAGGGGCTTCAACAGGATGAAACGGCTGATTGGAACGTTCTGCTAGATCGCAGTACATTGATGCCCACTGCTCCATTCACAG CTGATGAAGAATTGGAACAGATGGACATCCCCAAACCAATGGGGAGAAATGACGATTGGTACATTCTTTTGGAGATGACCCCACGCACCATATCAGTTCCTCCAACAG ATATGATAAGCTCCATCCCTGGAGAGGACCAGGCTAAAGAAGAAAGCAAGACAACAGAAAGAAAAATTCAGCTGCTGCTACCAGAGACGCATGGGGATGAGGCAACAGTTGAGTTTTATGAGGAGACAAGAGAGGAGGTGACACAGAGCAGAGTGAAAATtgaggaggaggaagaagaagaagaggaagaagaacAGGTGAAGGTGGATTATAGGAGCCCACAGCCAGTTTTTCTTAAGCAGCCTCAAAGAGACCTGGAAGATGATTGGTTCATCCTTTTAGATGTTTCTTCTAAAACATCAG TGCCTGTGGCTTATCCACTCCTGCGAAGCACAACTGTTGACGTGTATGAGGAGAGAAGAGAGGAGGTGGAAAGAGAGAAGCATGAACAACAGGAGGAGGTGACAGTGGAGGTCAGGAAGCAACAGCCAGTCATACTGGAGCAGAGAGTAGCTCAACCCCAGAGAGATTTTGAAGATGACtggtttgtcatttttgacgtTCCCCCTAAAGGATCAG TGCCTTTGGCCTATCCACACCTACGAAGCACAACTGTCGAGGTGTATGAGGAGAGACGAGAAGAGCCTCAGAGCACAGCGAAGGTTGAGTACAAACAACAGGATCAGCAGGAAGTTTGGATGCTTGAGCAGAGGGCAGCAAAACCTCAGAGAGACGTAGAAGATGATTGGTccattgcttttgatgtttctCATAAAGAAACGG TGCCTTTGGCTTATCCACCTCTCCAAGAGGCAACTGTTGGAAAGTTTGAGGAAAGCAAAGAGGAGGTGCTTCAGAGGAGCGCGAGAAGAGAGGAGGAGAGGAGTGAGATGATGACAGTGAGCACTAAACAAACAATGATAACAGAGAAGACGATGAGGGTCATACAGACACCACAGGTGTTTCCAGTGGTGCCCAGAGAGATTGATGATGACTGGTTTCAACTATTTGACCAAGTGCCTTACGAACAGAAGAGATTTTTACCAG ATTTCGAAGAAAAGAAAGCCATGGAAAAAATGGTTAAAGAGGAGCGACAGAAGAAACCACAGCAGGTGCAGGTGACTGTAGAAGACAGTAGACCAGATTCAGTTATCCTGGAACACAGACTGGCACAAGCTACAAGAGACGTGGAAGAAGACTGGTCCGTTATTTTAGGTGATTCAGGAGAGGAGATGACCAGGAAGACGATGAGGGTCATACAAACCCCACAGGAGTTTCCAGTGGTCCCCAGAGAGATTGATGATGACTGGTTTCAGATGTTTGACCAAGTGCCTTACGAACAAAGAAGTTTCCCTTCAG ATGTTAAAAGCAGAGACACTTGGGTTCGTGAACCCACCAAAGACCAGAGAGTTAAGAGGAAAGCCGAGAGGGTCACGGAGGAGCGGCTGAGAGGAAAAAGCGTGACGACAGAAGAAAGGAGAGTGATCTTTGAAGAACGCAGGGAGAGAGTCCACATCATACCGCAGGTGTTTCCTGTTGGGGTACGAGAGGTGGATGATGATTGGTCTGAGCTCCTCGATCCAACACCATTTGAGAAGAGAGCTGTTCCTTTAG TTTCAGTGGGCACTGCAGAACAGAGGATGAAAGCACGGGAGGACATAAGAGTGAGACAGCAGGAGAAGAGAGTGAGAGACGATGTGGAGATCAGAATGAGACAAGAGATGCGTAAACGGGAGCTGGAAGTCAGAAGATCTCAACCAGCTGTTATTGTGCAATCAGTAGCACAGCCACAGAGAGAAGTGGAAGATGATTGGTTCCTTCTTTTTGATGTTTCACCAAAACAATCAA ATGTCGTTAAAGTGGACAAGAGAGGTGAGGAAGTAAGGAGAAGGGAAGTAGAGAGGAGAATGGAAGAAGAAAGGAGAAGAAGGGAGGAAGCGAGGAAAATGCAGATAAAAGTGGATGACAGGCAAAAAAGAGCAGTTATACCAGAAACAAGACCAGTCAGGGTGCGGAGAGAAGAGGAGGATGACTGGTTTACTCTTATGGGTGTTTCCCCCAAAGATTCAG TTGTTTCTCCAGTGGCTTTGCCCAAACCGCGCACACAAATCCTGGTTGACCAACCATTCACTTCCACTCCAACTGCACAACCGGTGTCTGTATCAAAAACAATCTATCAGGACCGGACAAAAGACACACTGGACATCACACTGGAGTCTGAG CAGGCTGAAGAATCTGTGTCTATTAGAAAG TCACAGAGATGGACGAAGAGAATTGAAGGAGAGAGCATATATGTTCGCCACAGCATTTTAATGCTGGAG GACTTTGATGTGACCCAGGAGGTGATACTAAGGCACCATGAGAGCGTCAGAGAACTTAAGCGTATCTTCATGGAGGGCGCGCCAGATTTTGGACCCACTGAGTGGGATCGACGTCTATCCTCATACTTGCCGATGCCCAAAGCCCAGCTCCCGCATGCCAACGGCGAGATACTCATCAGTATGGGCTTA ATTGATGATGGGAAAACAGTCTTGTAA